From Ananas comosus cultivar F153 linkage group 8, ASM154086v1, whole genome shotgun sequence, one genomic window encodes:
- the LOC109714395 gene encoding lysine-specific demethylase JMJ706 isoform X3, producing the protein MMARSGGDALKASTSCGIRLHGNFGAFSQGSGYAKDAFSKHKVEKFDLSNLNWIEKIPECPVFCPSKEEFEDPLDYLQKIAPTAAKYGICKIVSPISASVPAGAVLMKEQAGFKFSTRVQPLRLSEWDADDKISFFMSGRKYTFRDFEKMANKVFARRYSSTGSLPSRFLEEEFWHEIAFGKMDSVEYACDIDGSAFSCSPTDRLGKSKWNLKRLSRLPKSVLRLLRMAIPGVTDPMLYIGMLFSMFAWHVEDHYLYSINYHHCGAFKTWYGVPGHAAPGFEKVVREHVYNQDMLSGEGDDAAFDVLLGKTTMFPPNVLLENGVPVYKAVQKPGEFVITFPRAYHAGFSHGFNCGEAVNFAIGDWFPLGAVASQRYALLNRTPLLPYEELLCTEAMLLSCKVSNPGYKVLAPPEEFLSQKSVKVSFVELMRFQHRARWLIVKMGAQIEYKSDVHSTLLCSICRRDCYVAYVKCNCILDPTCLRHEQKLLSCPCKCNRIIFVRENILEMEALAQKFELEEGILDEVHRGNGLSQLADPFFCTGTEGYSPYCETKIEARLPNDSIYKGECVNKPSPAGSTITTSFGLDESSSFSDAHTNSVRRNFSVAKCPQSICSHDSSAMEGSDDSDSEVFRIKRRTTNVGRSSIGDVTVPNSTYRQAFKRLRKAYPDVRHVRLQSESIQETSESVRETSDHCSVPATNSRQNFETASRSWKGGAFPISRKIKQELSEVKLTNDDEASKSENSVRFNRGELPRESPSIELGPKRLKVKGPSTKSISGHALY; encoded by the exons ATGATGGCTAGAAGTGGAGGAGATGCTTTAAAAGCTTCCACTTCTTGTGGTATACGTTTGCATGGAAATTTTGGTGCATTTTCTCAGGGCAGTGGTTATGCAAAAGATGCCTTTTCGAAGCACAAGGTGGAAAAGTTTGATTTGTCTAACTTGAACTGGATTGAAAAGATACCAGAGTGTCCTGTATTCTGCCCCTCAAAAGAGGAGTTTGAGGATCCATTAGATTATCTCCAAAAGATTGCTCCTACTGCGGCAAAATATG GTATATGCAAGATAGTTTCCCCCATAAGTGCTTCTGTTCCAGCTGGTGCCGTACTGATGAAGGAACAAGCTGGATTTAAATTTAGCACCAGAGTTCAACCTCTTCGTCTTTCTGAGTGGGACGCAGAtgacaaaatatctttcttcatgagTGGAAG AAAATATACTTTCCGGGATTTTGAGAAAATGGCAAACAAAGTATTTGCTCGAAGATATTCTAGTACTGGGTCCCTCCCATCTAGGTTCTTGGAAGAAGAATTTTGGCATGAGATTGCTTTCGGCAAGATGGACTCGGTTGAATATGCTTGTGATATTGATGGTAGTGCCTTCTCATGTTCTCCAACTGATCGACTAGGGAAAAGCAAGTGGAATCTGAAG AGGCTTTCTCGTCTCCCAAAATCTGTACTGCGACTTCTGCGAATGGCAATTCCA GGAGTAACAGATCCAATGCTTTATATTGGAATGCTCTTTAGTATGTTTGCTTGGCATGTGGAAGATCACTACTTATACAG CATAAATTATCATCACTGTGGAGCATTTAAAACATGGTACGGGGTTCCAGGCCATGCAGCTCCAGGTTTTGAGAAAGTGGTACGGGAGCACGTATACAATCAGGATATGTTGTCCGGTGAAGGAGATGATGCTGCATTTGATGTTCTCTTGGGAAAGACTACAATGTTTCCTCCAAATGTACTGTTGGAAAATGGCGTTCCTGTTTATAAAGCTGTGCAGAAACCTGGGGAGTTTGTCATCACCTTTCCTCGCGCTTATCATGCAGGCTTTAGTCATG GTTTCAATTGTGGCGAGGCAGTGAATTTTGCTATTGGTGATTGGTTCCCTTTGGGTGCTGTGGCTAGCCAACGCTATGCCCTTCTTAACAGGACTCCCTTGCTCCCTTACGAGGAACTCCTTTGCACGGAAGCAATGCTGCTTTCTTGCAAAGTATCAAATCCTGGTTATAAAGTTCTGGCCCCACCTGAAGAATTCTTGTCCCAAAAATCTGTCAAGGTTTCTTTTGTAGAGTTAATGCGCTTCCAGCACCGTGCTCGTTGGCTCATTGTGAAAATGGGCGCTCAGATAGAGTACAAGTCGGATGTTCATTCGACTTTACTGTGTAGCATTTGCCGACGTGATTGCTATGTTGCTTATGTTAAATGCAACTGCATTTTAGACCCTACTTGCCTCCGCCATG AGCAAAAACTACTGAGCTGCCCTTGCAAGTGTAATAGGATAATCTTTGTAAGGGAGAACATACTGGAGATGGAAGCTTTGGCACAAAAATTTGAGCTGGAAGAAGGCATATTGGATGAAGTACATCGTGGTAATGGCTTGTCTCAACTGGCTGACCCGTTCTTTTGTACTGGTACTGAAGGATACAGCCCGTATTGTGAGACTAAAATTGAAGCCAGGCTCCCAAATGATAGCATTTACAAAGGAGAATGTGTTAACAAACCTTCTCCTGCTGGATCAACAATAACAACATCTTTTGGACTAGATGAGAGTTCTTCATTTAGTGAT GCGCATACTAATTCTGTTAGACGCAATTTTTCTGTTGCAAAGTGTCCGCAGAGCATTTGTTCTCATGATAGTTCAGCTATGGAAGGCAGTGATGATTCTGACTCTGAAGTTTTTCGCATAAAGCGCAGGACCACTAATGTTGGGAGAAGTTCTATTGGTGACGTAACGGTACCAAACTCGACTTATCGCCAG GCATTCAAACGATTGAGGAAGGCCTACCCTGACGTAAGACATGTACGTTTGCAATCAGAATCCATTCAGGAAACATCGGAATCCGTTCGGGAAACATCGGATCATTGCTCTGTTCCAGCTACTAATTCTAGGCAGAATTTTGAAACTGCTTCTAGAAGCTGGAAAGGCGGAGCTTTCCCAATATCCAGGAAGATTAAGCAAGAATTGTCAGAAGTCAAGCTCACTAACGATGATGAGGCCAGTAAGAGTGAAAACAGTGTCAGATTTAACAGAGGGGAGCTACCTAGAGAATCACCTTCCATAGAGCTCGGGCCAAAGCGCTTGAAAGTTAAGGGTCCCTCCACAAAATCTATCAGTGGGCATGCTTTGTATTAA
- the LOC109714560 gene encoding signal recognition particle receptor subunit beta-like isoform X1: protein MDQWISQIEQWIRRQPVEQIYVAVAVLALTVVLFVLFSLLKTSKSNTMVLAGLSGSGKTILFYQLRDGSPHQGTVTSMEPNDGTFVLHSELGKKGKIKPVHLVDVPGHSRLKPKLDEFLPNAAGLIFVVDALDFLPNCRPAAEYLYDILTKSSVVKKRIPVLILCNKTDKVTAHSKEFIRKQLEKEIDKLRTSRNAISTADISDEFMLGVPGEPFTFEQCRNKVTVAEASGLTSEVSQVEQFIREHVKP from the exons ATGGATCAGTGGATATCTCAAATTGAACAATGGATTCGCCGACAGCCCGTTGAGCAGATCTATGTTGCTGTCGCTGTTCTGGCATTAACAGTTGTACTCTTTGTCCTTT TCTCGTTGCTGAAAACCTCGAAATCTAACACCATGGTGCTTGCGGGGCTAAGTGGCAGCGGAAAAACTATTCTCTTCTACCAG CTTCGTGATGGATCTCCACATCAAGGTACTGTAACTTCAATGGAACCAAATGATGGTACTTTCGTGCTGCATTCTGAACTAGGAAAG AAGGGCAAAATTAAACCCGTACATTTAGTTGATGTTCCTGGACATTCAAGGCTCAAGCCCAAGCTTGATGAATTCTTGCCTAATGCTGCTGGTCTCATTTTTGTTGTGGATGCTCTAGATTTCTTGCCAAATTGTCGGCCTGCTGCAGA GTACTTGTATGATATTTTGACCAAGTCAAGTGTAGTGAAGAAGAGAATCCCTGTCCTTATTCTATGTAACAAGACGGATAAAGTAACAGCTCACTCTAAGGAGTTCATTAGGAAACAATTGGAGAAGGAAAT AGACAAGCTTCGCACTTCAAGGAATGCAATATCTACTGCCGATATTAGTGATGAGTTCATGCTGGGGGTTCCTGGAGAACCTTTCACCTTCGAACAATGCCGAAACAAGGTGACGGTGGCCGAGGCATCAGGCCTCACTAGTGAGGTATCACAGGTCGAGCAGTTCATCAGAGAGCATGTCAAGCCTTGA
- the LOC109714395 gene encoding lysine-specific demethylase JMJ706 isoform X1, with translation MVEGRPCIPREVGTRLEASKHQRLQLSRVAIVAEAADVTNMMARSGGDALKASTSCGIRLHGNFGAFSQGSGYAKDAFSKHKVEKFDLSNLNWIEKIPECPVFCPSKEEFEDPLDYLQKIAPTAAKYGICKIVSPISASVPAGAVLMKEQAGFKFSTRVQPLRLSEWDADDKISFFMSGRKYTFRDFEKMANKVFARRYSSTGSLPSRFLEEEFWHEIAFGKMDSVEYACDIDGSAFSCSPTDRLGKSKWNLKRLSRLPKSVLRLLRMAIPGVTDPMLYIGMLFSMFAWHVEDHYLYSINYHHCGAFKTWYGVPGHAAPGFEKVVREHVYNQDMLSGEGDDAAFDVLLGKTTMFPPNVLLENGVPVYKAVQKPGEFVITFPRAYHAGFSHGFNCGEAVNFAIGDWFPLGAVASQRYALLNRTPLLPYEELLCTEAMLLSCKVSNPGYKVLAPPEEFLSQKSVKVSFVELMRFQHRARWLIVKMGAQIEYKSDVHSTLLCSICRRDCYVAYVKCNCILDPTCLRHEQKLLSCPCKCNRIIFVRENILEMEALAQKFELEEGILDEVHRGNGLSQLADPFFCTGTEGYSPYCETKIEARLPNDSIYKGECVNKPSPAGSTITTSFGLDESSSFSDAHTNSVRRNFSVAKCPQSICSHDSSAMEGSDDSDSEVFRIKRRTTNVGRSSIGDVTVPNSTYRQAFKRLRKAYPDVRHVRLQSESIQETSESVRETSDHCSVPATNSRQNFETASRSWKGGAFPISRKIKQELSEVKLTNDDEASKSENSVRFNRGELPRESPSIELGPKRLKVKGPSTKSISGHALY, from the exons GTGGAGGGGAGGCCTTGTATTCCTAGGGAAGTTGGAACTAGGTTAGAGGCTTCAAAACACCAAAGGCTTCAGCTATCGAGAGTTGCTATTGTAGCTGAAGCTGCTGATGTTACAAATATGATGGCTAGAAGTGGAGGAGATGCTTTAAAAGCTTCCACTTCTTGTGGTATACGTTTGCATGGAAATTTTGGTGCATTTTCTCAGGGCAGTGGTTATGCAAAAGATGCCTTTTCGAAGCACAAGGTGGAAAAGTTTGATTTGTCTAACTTGAACTGGATTGAAAAGATACCAGAGTGTCCTGTATTCTGCCCCTCAAAAGAGGAGTTTGAGGATCCATTAGATTATCTCCAAAAGATTGCTCCTACTGCGGCAAAATATG GTATATGCAAGATAGTTTCCCCCATAAGTGCTTCTGTTCCAGCTGGTGCCGTACTGATGAAGGAACAAGCTGGATTTAAATTTAGCACCAGAGTTCAACCTCTTCGTCTTTCTGAGTGGGACGCAGAtgacaaaatatctttcttcatgagTGGAAG AAAATATACTTTCCGGGATTTTGAGAAAATGGCAAACAAAGTATTTGCTCGAAGATATTCTAGTACTGGGTCCCTCCCATCTAGGTTCTTGGAAGAAGAATTTTGGCATGAGATTGCTTTCGGCAAGATGGACTCGGTTGAATATGCTTGTGATATTGATGGTAGTGCCTTCTCATGTTCTCCAACTGATCGACTAGGGAAAAGCAAGTGGAATCTGAAG AGGCTTTCTCGTCTCCCAAAATCTGTACTGCGACTTCTGCGAATGGCAATTCCA GGAGTAACAGATCCAATGCTTTATATTGGAATGCTCTTTAGTATGTTTGCTTGGCATGTGGAAGATCACTACTTATACAG CATAAATTATCATCACTGTGGAGCATTTAAAACATGGTACGGGGTTCCAGGCCATGCAGCTCCAGGTTTTGAGAAAGTGGTACGGGAGCACGTATACAATCAGGATATGTTGTCCGGTGAAGGAGATGATGCTGCATTTGATGTTCTCTTGGGAAAGACTACAATGTTTCCTCCAAATGTACTGTTGGAAAATGGCGTTCCTGTTTATAAAGCTGTGCAGAAACCTGGGGAGTTTGTCATCACCTTTCCTCGCGCTTATCATGCAGGCTTTAGTCATG GTTTCAATTGTGGCGAGGCAGTGAATTTTGCTATTGGTGATTGGTTCCCTTTGGGTGCTGTGGCTAGCCAACGCTATGCCCTTCTTAACAGGACTCCCTTGCTCCCTTACGAGGAACTCCTTTGCACGGAAGCAATGCTGCTTTCTTGCAAAGTATCAAATCCTGGTTATAAAGTTCTGGCCCCACCTGAAGAATTCTTGTCCCAAAAATCTGTCAAGGTTTCTTTTGTAGAGTTAATGCGCTTCCAGCACCGTGCTCGTTGGCTCATTGTGAAAATGGGCGCTCAGATAGAGTACAAGTCGGATGTTCATTCGACTTTACTGTGTAGCATTTGCCGACGTGATTGCTATGTTGCTTATGTTAAATGCAACTGCATTTTAGACCCTACTTGCCTCCGCCATG AGCAAAAACTACTGAGCTGCCCTTGCAAGTGTAATAGGATAATCTTTGTAAGGGAGAACATACTGGAGATGGAAGCTTTGGCACAAAAATTTGAGCTGGAAGAAGGCATATTGGATGAAGTACATCGTGGTAATGGCTTGTCTCAACTGGCTGACCCGTTCTTTTGTACTGGTACTGAAGGATACAGCCCGTATTGTGAGACTAAAATTGAAGCCAGGCTCCCAAATGATAGCATTTACAAAGGAGAATGTGTTAACAAACCTTCTCCTGCTGGATCAACAATAACAACATCTTTTGGACTAGATGAGAGTTCTTCATTTAGTGAT GCGCATACTAATTCTGTTAGACGCAATTTTTCTGTTGCAAAGTGTCCGCAGAGCATTTGTTCTCATGATAGTTCAGCTATGGAAGGCAGTGATGATTCTGACTCTGAAGTTTTTCGCATAAAGCGCAGGACCACTAATGTTGGGAGAAGTTCTATTGGTGACGTAACGGTACCAAACTCGACTTATCGCCAG GCATTCAAACGATTGAGGAAGGCCTACCCTGACGTAAGACATGTACGTTTGCAATCAGAATCCATTCAGGAAACATCGGAATCCGTTCGGGAAACATCGGATCATTGCTCTGTTCCAGCTACTAATTCTAGGCAGAATTTTGAAACTGCTTCTAGAAGCTGGAAAGGCGGAGCTTTCCCAATATCCAGGAAGATTAAGCAAGAATTGTCAGAAGTCAAGCTCACTAACGATGATGAGGCCAGTAAGAGTGAAAACAGTGTCAGATTTAACAGAGGGGAGCTACCTAGAGAATCACCTTCCATAGAGCTCGGGCCAAAGCGCTTGAAAGTTAAGGGTCCCTCCACAAAATCTATCAGTGGGCATGCTTTGTATTAA
- the LOC109714560 gene encoding signal recognition particle receptor subunit beta-like isoform X2: MVLAGLSGSGKTILFYQLRDGSPHQGTVTSMEPNDGTFVLHSELGKKGKIKPVHLVDVPGHSRLKPKLDEFLPNAAGLIFVVDALDFLPNCRPAAEYLYDILTKSSVVKKRIPVLILCNKTDKVTAHSKEFIRKQLEKEIDKLRTSRNAISTADISDEFMLGVPGEPFTFEQCRNKVTVAEASGLTSEVSQVEQFIREHVKP, translated from the exons ATGGTGCTTGCGGGGCTAAGTGGCAGCGGAAAAACTATTCTCTTCTACCAG CTTCGTGATGGATCTCCACATCAAGGTACTGTAACTTCAATGGAACCAAATGATGGTACTTTCGTGCTGCATTCTGAACTAGGAAAG AAGGGCAAAATTAAACCCGTACATTTAGTTGATGTTCCTGGACATTCAAGGCTCAAGCCCAAGCTTGATGAATTCTTGCCTAATGCTGCTGGTCTCATTTTTGTTGTGGATGCTCTAGATTTCTTGCCAAATTGTCGGCCTGCTGCAGA GTACTTGTATGATATTTTGACCAAGTCAAGTGTAGTGAAGAAGAGAATCCCTGTCCTTATTCTATGTAACAAGACGGATAAAGTAACAGCTCACTCTAAGGAGTTCATTAGGAAACAATTGGAGAAGGAAAT AGACAAGCTTCGCACTTCAAGGAATGCAATATCTACTGCCGATATTAGTGATGAGTTCATGCTGGGGGTTCCTGGAGAACCTTTCACCTTCGAACAATGCCGAAACAAGGTGACGGTGGCCGAGGCATCAGGCCTCACTAGTGAGGTATCACAGGTCGAGCAGTTCATCAGAGAGCATGTCAAGCCTTGA
- the LOC109714395 gene encoding lysine-specific demethylase JMJ706 isoform X2, with protein MVEGRPCIPREVGTRLEASKHQRLQLSRVAIVAEAADVTNMMARSGGDALKASTSCGIRLHGNFGAFSQGSGYAKDAFSKHKVEKFDLSNLNWIEKIPECPVFCPSKEEFEDPLDYLQKIAPTAAKYGICKIVSPISASVPAGAVLMKEQAGFKFSTRVQPLRLSEWDADDKISFFMSGRKYTFRDFEKMANKVFARRYSSTGSLPSRFLEEEFWHEIAFGKMDSVEYACDIDGSAFSCSPTDRLGKSKWNLKRLSRLPKSVLRLLRMAIPGVTDPMLYIGMLFSMFAWHVEDHYLYSINYHHCGAFKTWYGVPGHAAPGFEKVVREHVYNQDMLSGEGDDAAFDVLLGKTTMFPPNVLLENGVPVYKAVQKPGEFVITFPRAYHAGFSHGFNCGEAVNFAIGDWFPLGAVASQRYALLNRTPLLPYEELLCTEAMLLSCKVSNPGYKVLAPPEEFLSQKSVKVSFVELMRFQHRARWLIVKMGAQIEYKSDVHSTLLCSICRRDCYVAYVKCNCILDPTCLRHEQKLLSCPCKCNRIIFVRENILEMEALAQKFELEEGILDEVHRGNGLSQLADPFFCTGTEGYSPYCETKIEARLPNDSIYKGECVNKPSPAGSTITTSFGLDESSSFSDCPQSICSHDSSAMEGSDDSDSEVFRIKRRTTNVGRSSIGDVTVPNSTYRQAFKRLRKAYPDVRHVRLQSESIQETSESVRETSDHCSVPATNSRQNFETASRSWKGGAFPISRKIKQELSEVKLTNDDEASKSENSVRFNRGELPRESPSIELGPKRLKVKGPSTKSISGHALY; from the exons GTGGAGGGGAGGCCTTGTATTCCTAGGGAAGTTGGAACTAGGTTAGAGGCTTCAAAACACCAAAGGCTTCAGCTATCGAGAGTTGCTATTGTAGCTGAAGCTGCTGATGTTACAAATATGATGGCTAGAAGTGGAGGAGATGCTTTAAAAGCTTCCACTTCTTGTGGTATACGTTTGCATGGAAATTTTGGTGCATTTTCTCAGGGCAGTGGTTATGCAAAAGATGCCTTTTCGAAGCACAAGGTGGAAAAGTTTGATTTGTCTAACTTGAACTGGATTGAAAAGATACCAGAGTGTCCTGTATTCTGCCCCTCAAAAGAGGAGTTTGAGGATCCATTAGATTATCTCCAAAAGATTGCTCCTACTGCGGCAAAATATG GTATATGCAAGATAGTTTCCCCCATAAGTGCTTCTGTTCCAGCTGGTGCCGTACTGATGAAGGAACAAGCTGGATTTAAATTTAGCACCAGAGTTCAACCTCTTCGTCTTTCTGAGTGGGACGCAGAtgacaaaatatctttcttcatgagTGGAAG AAAATATACTTTCCGGGATTTTGAGAAAATGGCAAACAAAGTATTTGCTCGAAGATATTCTAGTACTGGGTCCCTCCCATCTAGGTTCTTGGAAGAAGAATTTTGGCATGAGATTGCTTTCGGCAAGATGGACTCGGTTGAATATGCTTGTGATATTGATGGTAGTGCCTTCTCATGTTCTCCAACTGATCGACTAGGGAAAAGCAAGTGGAATCTGAAG AGGCTTTCTCGTCTCCCAAAATCTGTACTGCGACTTCTGCGAATGGCAATTCCA GGAGTAACAGATCCAATGCTTTATATTGGAATGCTCTTTAGTATGTTTGCTTGGCATGTGGAAGATCACTACTTATACAG CATAAATTATCATCACTGTGGAGCATTTAAAACATGGTACGGGGTTCCAGGCCATGCAGCTCCAGGTTTTGAGAAAGTGGTACGGGAGCACGTATACAATCAGGATATGTTGTCCGGTGAAGGAGATGATGCTGCATTTGATGTTCTCTTGGGAAAGACTACAATGTTTCCTCCAAATGTACTGTTGGAAAATGGCGTTCCTGTTTATAAAGCTGTGCAGAAACCTGGGGAGTTTGTCATCACCTTTCCTCGCGCTTATCATGCAGGCTTTAGTCATG GTTTCAATTGTGGCGAGGCAGTGAATTTTGCTATTGGTGATTGGTTCCCTTTGGGTGCTGTGGCTAGCCAACGCTATGCCCTTCTTAACAGGACTCCCTTGCTCCCTTACGAGGAACTCCTTTGCACGGAAGCAATGCTGCTTTCTTGCAAAGTATCAAATCCTGGTTATAAAGTTCTGGCCCCACCTGAAGAATTCTTGTCCCAAAAATCTGTCAAGGTTTCTTTTGTAGAGTTAATGCGCTTCCAGCACCGTGCTCGTTGGCTCATTGTGAAAATGGGCGCTCAGATAGAGTACAAGTCGGATGTTCATTCGACTTTACTGTGTAGCATTTGCCGACGTGATTGCTATGTTGCTTATGTTAAATGCAACTGCATTTTAGACCCTACTTGCCTCCGCCATG AGCAAAAACTACTGAGCTGCCCTTGCAAGTGTAATAGGATAATCTTTGTAAGGGAGAACATACTGGAGATGGAAGCTTTGGCACAAAAATTTGAGCTGGAAGAAGGCATATTGGATGAAGTACATCGTGGTAATGGCTTGTCTCAACTGGCTGACCCGTTCTTTTGTACTGGTACTGAAGGATACAGCCCGTATTGTGAGACTAAAATTGAAGCCAGGCTCCCAAATGATAGCATTTACAAAGGAGAATGTGTTAACAAACCTTCTCCTGCTGGATCAACAATAACAACATCTTTTGGACTAGATGAGAGTTCTTCATTTAGTGAT TGTCCGCAGAGCATTTGTTCTCATGATAGTTCAGCTATGGAAGGCAGTGATGATTCTGACTCTGAAGTTTTTCGCATAAAGCGCAGGACCACTAATGTTGGGAGAAGTTCTATTGGTGACGTAACGGTACCAAACTCGACTTATCGCCAG GCATTCAAACGATTGAGGAAGGCCTACCCTGACGTAAGACATGTACGTTTGCAATCAGAATCCATTCAGGAAACATCGGAATCCGTTCGGGAAACATCGGATCATTGCTCTGTTCCAGCTACTAATTCTAGGCAGAATTTTGAAACTGCTTCTAGAAGCTGGAAAGGCGGAGCTTTCCCAATATCCAGGAAGATTAAGCAAGAATTGTCAGAAGTCAAGCTCACTAACGATGATGAGGCCAGTAAGAGTGAAAACAGTGTCAGATTTAACAGAGGGGAGCTACCTAGAGAATCACCTTCCATAGAGCTCGGGCCAAAGCGCTTGAAAGTTAAGGGTCCCTCCACAAAATCTATCAGTGGGCATGCTTTGTATTAA